Proteins encoded by one window of Pseudonocardia sp. HH130629-09:
- a CDS encoding Rossmann-like and DUF2520 domain-containing protein — MDSAIDGGRPARLAVGVVSAGRVGAVLGAALARAGHVVVAASGVSQASVRRAETLLPDVPLLPPDEVCSRADLVLLAVPDDVLPGLVRGLAAAGCFRPGQIAVHTAGSRGVAVLDPATEQGVLPLALHPAMTVTGRPEDVERLAACCIGVTAPGDPEHGDPRDAAGWSVAEALVLEMSAEPVRIPEAMRPLYHAALAHGANHLTTLVGDCVQLLETAGIAPAERLVAPLLSAALDNALRHGDRALTGPVARGDAGTVRTHLARIGDADPDLAAVYRALAGRTAHRAAAAGLLGPDGVRDIETVLEEK, encoded by the coding sequence ATGGACTCTGCGATCGATGGCGGTCGCCCCGCGCGGCTCGCGGTCGGGGTGGTCTCGGCCGGTCGGGTCGGTGCGGTGCTCGGTGCGGCGCTCGCCCGCGCGGGCCACGTCGTCGTCGCGGCCTCGGGGGTCTCCCAGGCCTCGGTGCGCCGGGCGGAGACCCTGCTCCCCGATGTCCCCCTGCTCCCGCCCGACGAGGTCTGCTCCCGTGCCGACCTGGTGCTGCTCGCCGTCCCCGACGACGTCCTGCCCGGCCTGGTCCGCGGCCTCGCCGCTGCCGGCTGCTTCCGCCCGGGCCAGATCGCCGTCCACACGGCGGGGTCGCGCGGCGTAGCGGTGCTGGACCCGGCGACGGAGCAGGGCGTACTGCCGCTGGCGCTGCACCCGGCGATGACCGTGACCGGCCGCCCCGAGGACGTCGAACGGCTCGCCGCCTGCTGCATCGGCGTCACCGCACCCGGAGACCCGGAGCACGGCGACCCGCGCGACGCCGCCGGCTGGAGCGTCGCCGAGGCGCTCGTGCTGGAGATGTCGGCCGAGCCCGTCCGCATCCCGGAGGCGATGCGTCCGCTGTACCACGCCGCACTCGCGCACGGCGCCAACCACCTGACCACACTGGTCGGGGACTGCGTGCAGCTGCTGGAGACCGCGGGCATCGCGCCCGCGGAGCGTCTGGTCGCGCCGCTGCTGTCGGCCGCGCTGGACAACGCGCTGCGCCACGGCGACCGCGCACTGACCGGACCGGTCGCCCGCGGCGACGCCGGCACCGTCCGGACCCATCTGGCCCGCATCGGCGACGCCGACCCCGACCTGGCCGCCGTCTACCGCGCGCTGGCCGGGCGGACCGCCCACCGCGCCGCCGCCGCCGGGCTCCTCGGCCCCGACGGCGTCCGCGACATCGAGACCGTACTGGAGGAGAAGTGA
- a CDS encoding PrsW family glutamic-type intramembrane protease, which yields MTSPTLGRPYAPVPAPSAKRRGVLLPVVGLVVLALLAVITLGVLQRAIGTPGVVVGTLAALLPVVPVVAAFLWVDRWEPEPPRMLMGAFLWGAGFAALVALLINTSASAVLDAAAGRGAGDLFGPVVVAPVVEEFTKGLFLIGLLLFRRREFDGIVDGVVYAGIVAAGFAFSENILYLGRAVSEPESAGVLATLFVRGVASPFAHPLFTCMIGIAAGIAAASRSIGVRVLAMIAGYVAAVVLHALWNGASVLAATPGGFYQIYLFVMVPIFVGLILLVVFARRREARIVAAQLPGFAAAGWIAPSEVPLLARLSRRRGWRTLVRRRSGPAAAKAVADYQSAVTELAFMRNRIARGAVRESAHALHDEKLAALLRARAVAVGVPEALVAAWARQRPSDWEPPPPAAPDGSFSGQFRIPTFPDGGGSAAAGPPVPPLPPGPVTLAAAAPWGRPDELRPPRWAEARRSTTPPAPDTRPAGGPGAPGRAQDPTARPGLGSGTGSRTPGSPGARPAQSGSPAPASPASGSRGLGSGGPGSGGSGSTTARSAGHDGAARGFRSGTSGPPVPGPGPGSGPGPASPGPGPGEDVTRPVGRPEPPATEHRGRHHDDPSDPGPTRPMRRPDDEPDRPR from the coding sequence ATGACGTCCCCGACGCTCGGCCGCCCGTACGCTCCGGTGCCGGCGCCGTCGGCCAAGCGACGGGGCGTGCTGCTGCCGGTCGTGGGCCTGGTGGTGCTGGCCCTGCTCGCGGTGATCACGCTCGGGGTGCTGCAACGCGCGATCGGGACGCCGGGAGTGGTCGTCGGGACCCTGGCCGCGCTGCTGCCGGTCGTGCCGGTGGTGGCGGCGTTCCTCTGGGTGGACCGCTGGGAGCCCGAGCCGCCGCGGATGCTGATGGGGGCGTTCCTCTGGGGCGCCGGGTTCGCCGCACTGGTCGCCCTGCTGATCAACACCAGCGCCTCGGCGGTGCTCGACGCGGCCGCCGGGCGCGGCGCGGGTGACCTGTTCGGCCCGGTCGTGGTCGCCCCGGTCGTCGAGGAGTTCACCAAGGGGCTGTTCCTGATCGGGCTGCTGCTGTTCCGGCGCCGTGAGTTCGACGGGATCGTCGACGGCGTCGTCTACGCCGGGATCGTCGCCGCCGGGTTCGCGTTCAGCGAGAACATCCTCTACCTGGGCCGCGCGGTGTCCGAGCCGGAGTCGGCCGGGGTCCTCGCGACGCTGTTCGTCCGCGGCGTCGCCTCGCCGTTCGCGCACCCGCTGTTCACCTGCATGATCGGCATCGCTGCCGGGATCGCGGCGGCCAGCCGCAGCATCGGGGTCCGGGTGCTGGCGATGATCGCCGGCTACGTCGCCGCGGTGGTGCTGCACGCGCTCTGGAACGGCGCGTCGGTGCTGGCCGCGACGCCCGGCGGCTTCTACCAGATCTACCTGTTCGTGATGGTCCCGATCTTCGTCGGGCTGATCCTGCTCGTGGTGTTCGCCCGTCGCCGCGAGGCGCGGATCGTCGCTGCCCAGCTGCCCGGGTTCGCCGCCGCGGGGTGGATCGCGCCCAGCGAGGTGCCCCTGCTGGCCCGGCTGTCCCGGCGGAGGGGCTGGCGCACGCTGGTGCGGCGCCGCTCCGGCCCGGCCGCGGCGAAGGCCGTCGCCGACTACCAGTCCGCGGTCACCGAGCTGGCGTTCATGCGGAACCGGATCGCACGCGGCGCGGTGCGGGAGAGCGCCCACGCCCTGCACGACGAGAAGCTGGCCGCGCTGTTGCGGGCCCGCGCCGTCGCCGTCGGGGTGCCGGAGGCGCTGGTCGCGGCCTGGGCCCGGCAGCGTCCGTCGGACTGGGAGCCGCCGCCCCCGGCGGCGCCGGACGGCAGCTTCTCGGGCCAGTTCCGCATCCCGACCTTCCCCGACGGCGGCGGCTCGGCCGCCGCCGGCCCGCCCGTACCGCCGCTCCCGCCCGGCCCCGTCACGCTGGCGGCCGCCGCGCCGTGGGGACGGCCCGACGAGCTGCGCCCGCCCCGGTGGGCGGAGGCCCGGCGGAGCACCACCCCGCCGGCGCCGGATACCCGGCCCGCCGGTGGCCCGGGGGCTCCCGGCCGCGCACAGGACCCGACCGCGCGCCCCGGCCTCGGCAGCGGCACCGGCTCCCGGACCCCCGGCTCCCCGGGTGCTCGGCCCGCACAGTCCGGCTCCCCGGCCCCGGCTTCCCCGGCGTCGGGCTCCCGAGGGCTCGGCTCAGGGGGACCCGGTTCGGGAGGATCCGGTTCCACCACGGCCCGCTCCGCCGGGCACGACGGCGCTGCCCGTGGGTTCCGCTCCGGCACGTCCGGGCCTCCTGTCCCCGGTCCGGGGCCAGGTAGCGGGCCGGGTCCGGCGAGCCCCGGTCCGGGCCCGGGGGAGGACGTCACCCGGCCCGTCGGCCGCCCCGAGCCCCCGGCCACCGAGCACCGGGGCCGTCACCACGACGACCCGTCCGACCCCGGCCCGACCCGCCCGATGCGCCGCCCGGACGACGAGCCGGACCGCCCCCGCTGA
- a CDS encoding DUF3180 domain-containing protein → MTAPGPGGRRPGRGPDDDPRPTVRPTRVRDVAAIAVVAALLGNILVQLTYGMLPTLPVAAAVVVAVLAAAEAAGGVVLRRRIDRRNGAAPVPPLVAARAVLLAKASAVGGAVVAGLWVGVLMHTLPRAAVVVAAFRDSVVAGVGVVSALLLVGAAFWLEYCCRSPDDPDDTDGGIRAG, encoded by the coding sequence ATGACCGCGCCCGGACCGGGCGGTCGGCGTCCCGGACGCGGCCCGGACGACGACCCGCGCCCCACCGTGCGCCCGACCCGGGTCCGCGACGTCGCCGCCATTGCGGTGGTCGCGGCCCTGCTCGGCAACATTCTCGTCCAGCTGACCTACGGGATGCTGCCGACGTTGCCGGTCGCCGCGGCGGTCGTCGTCGCGGTGCTCGCCGCCGCCGAGGCCGCGGGCGGGGTCGTGCTGCGGCGCCGGATCGACCGCCGGAACGGGGCCGCGCCGGTGCCGCCGCTCGTCGCGGCCCGGGCGGTGCTGCTCGCGAAGGCCTCCGCGGTCGGGGGCGCGGTCGTCGCCGGGTTGTGGGTGGGCGTGCTGATGCACACGCTGCCGCGGGCGGCGGTCGTGGTGGCCGCGTTCCGGGACAGCGTCGTCGCCGGGGTCGGCGTGGTCAGCGCGCTGCTGCTGGTCGGCGCCGCGTTCTGGCTGGAGTACTGCTGCCGTTCCCCCGACGACCCGGACGACACCGACGGTGGGATCCGTGCCGGCTGA